The Styela clava chromosome 13, kaStyClav1.hap1.2, whole genome shotgun sequence genome has a window encoding:
- the LOC120333448 gene encoding lactadherin-like: MRNKIELSLLLIVGTMVSCAVSHMPNVNEFCSQVVTQAAAGHNQVSCDQCQGRPGKKGPLGPPGPQGNKGEKGEEGSCDTLNKRMRKLEEKILESEKKYNDLPKSVRCYMGMKSRDIPNSAITSSSDYDANHASRFGRLDMEQDGTRSGAWSPLRAVLGEWIQVDLGEPKFVAGVITQGRPIHGQWVKTFRAKCGSSISSLRHITENGNAKIFNGNTDMDTKVINLFPSPMTCRYIRLEPLSWIGFNSMRFEVVRGDCYDQY, translated from the exons ATGCGCAATAAAATAGAGTTAAGTTTGTTGTTGATTGTAGGGACCATGGTCAGTTGTGCTGTGTCGCATATGCCTAACGTCAATGAGTTCTGCTCACAAGTTGTTACGCAAGCTGCTGCTGGACATAACCAAGTGTCCTGTGATCAATGCCAGGGTAGACCGGGAAAGAAGGGACCATTAGGACCGCCGGGTCCCCAGGGAAACAAAGGCGAAAAAGGGGAAGAAGGTTCTTGTGACACATTGAACaaaagaatgagaaaattagaaG AAAAGATACTTGAGTCAGAGAAAAAGTACAACGATCTTCCGAAGT CCGTTCGTTGCTATATGGGAATGAAGAGTCGTGATATACCAAACTCTGCGATTACGTCTTCATCGGACTACGACGCAAACCATGCAAGTAGATTTGGTAGACTGGATATGGAGCAAGATGGAACACGTTCAGGAGCTTGGAGTCCACTTCGAG CTGTGCTTGGGGAATGGATTCAAGTCGATCTGGGAGAACCAAAATTCGTTGCTGGAGTTATAACGCAAGGTCGTCCAATACATGGTCAATGGGTAAAAACATTCAGAGCAAAATGTGGGAGCTCAATCAGCAGCCTTAGACACATAACAGAAAATGGAAATGCAAAG ATATTTAACGGAAACACGGACATGGATACAAAGGTTATCAATTTGTTTCCGTCGCCAATGACCTGTCGCTATATTCGCCTGGAGCCACTCTCTTGGATAGGATTCAATAGTATGAGATTTGAAGTTGTTCGTGGAGATTGTTATGACCAATATTAA
- the LOC120333402 gene encoding solute carrier organic anion transporter family member 4A1-like isoform X1: protein MKKKVDIMPTKIRRNSTEESQETENYREYEECGCETGCGGCKTGRCTVPFLNVFNNAKWALAFFCMGVFIQGMTVNGISSVIISTLERRFHLRSSETGFIASCYEIGVCISIPIVTYIGGRGHRPIWLGWGIFIIGVGAIVFSLPHFIAPTYTIINVNTFVCDQNSTDCEASSLRVYRGFFIVGQLLLGIGASPVYTLAINYLDENVKEKYSSTYHGIFFAFALLGPGAGFLLGGYFLNIYVNPWETPSVESTSLFWIGNWWIGFLIMGGLAVLVSVPIMMYPRQLPNTDKVRLDREKEMHQQKDAIKIKGDENFGKDIRDAPRCLYIILKNPTLIVISISGAMDSGIVSAFSAFGAKYIETMFNMTSSTAAIYFGIAVIVSAFTGNLLSGILVSKFELKVPQMIRFCLVATSLAFACLFAFLIYCETPDVAGVNMPYNTNSEMTTCQSSCGCSTNFFSPICGADQLTYVSFCDAECSVEDPSYTNCSKVFNSTIITSLKNATATKGKCSTGSCPSVALFLFFGGLATFFGYLKSQSALQISLRSIPLHQRSFALGIQWLIMRTLGQIPLPIILGKILDLSCILWGQECGECGACKMYDGPSMSKYLTIMATTAKGVSLICLLIVWKVYKPPVEKENGEEVVASDDFNRRSTGANVANGESTKKEPPSAIDNPAFSDS, encoded by the exons atgaaaaaaaaggttgatATCATGCCAACTAAAATACGACGTAATAGCACAGAGGAATCACAGGAAACTGAAAACTACAGAGAATATGAAGAATGTGGTTGTGAAACTGGTTGCGGAGGTTGTAAAACTGGAAG GTGTACAGTACCTTTTCTGAACGTTTTCAACAACGCAAAATGGGCTCTTGCATTCTTCTGTATGGGAGTTTTCATTCAAGGTATGACTGTAAATGGAATATCAAGTGTTATAATCAGTACACTGGAAAGAAG ATTCCATTTGCGAAGTTCAGAAACTGGCTTTATTGCAAGTTGCTACGAAATTGGGGTTTGTATCAGCATTCCTATCGTAACGTACATCGGTGGAAGGGGACACAGACCCATCTGGTTGGGCTGGGGTATATTTATCATTGGGGTTGGAGCAATTGTGTTTTCTTTACCCCACTTTATTGCTCCAACGTATACAATTATTAACGTCAACACATTCGTATGTGATCAGAATTCCACAGATTGCGAAGCATCAAGCTTGCGAGTATACAG AGGATTCTTCATTGTCGGCCAGCTTTTGCTTGGTATAGGAGCATCACCAGTTTATACTCTAGCTATAAACTATCTTGATGAGAatgttaaagaaaaatattcttCAACGTACCATG GAATATTCTTCGCCTTTGCTTTGCTTGGTCCTGGTGCCGGATTTCTACTGGGAGgatattttctcaatatttatGTTAACCCTTGGGAAAC tcCTTCAGTTGAATCTACTAGTCTGTTTTGGATCGGAAATTGGTGGATCGGTTTTCTTATCATGGGAGGTTTAGCAGTACTGGTTTCTGTTCCTATTATGATGTATCCGAGACAATTGCCAAATACAGATAAAGTCAGACTGGATCGAGAGAAGGAAATGCATCAACAGAAAGACGCAATTAAAATCAAGGGCGATGAAAATTTCGGGAAAGA CATTCGTGACGCACCTAGATGTCTTTATATTATTCTGAAAAATCCAACGTTGATTGTCATATCCATCAGTGGTGCAATGGACTCCGGGATCGTGTCGGCTTTTTCAGCATTTGGAGCgaaatatattgaaacaatGTTTAATATGACATCTTCAACAGCGGCTATATATTTTG GAATTGCCGTGATTGTATCAGCCTTTACTGGCAACTTATTAAGTGGAATATTGGtgtcaaaatttgaattgaaagtaCCTCAGATGATAAGGTTTTGCCTTGTAGCAACATCGTTGGCGTTTGCGTGTTTGTTTGCGTTTTTGATATACTGCGAGACTCCAG ATGTTGCGGGAGTAAACATGCCATATAATACAAACTCTGAAATGACTACGTGTCAATCTTCTTGTGGTTGCAGCACTAACTTCTTCAGTCCTATATGTGGTGCAGATCAGCTGACGTATGTGTCATTTTGTGACGCGGAATGCAGCGTAGAGGATCCG agCTATACAAACTGCAGCAAGGTGTTCAATTCCACTATCATTACCTCACTTAAAAACGCAACAGCTACTAAAGGGAAATGTAGCACTGGATCATGTCCCAGTGTTgcactatttttattttttggtggaTTAGCAACATTCTTCGGCTACCTCAAATCGCAATCAGCTCTACAG atatCTTTACGTAGCATTCCGTTACATCAACGTTCTTTTGCGTTAGGAATACAG TGGTTGATTATGAGAACATTGGGTCAGATTCCTCTACCAATCATTCTTGGAAAAATACTGGACCTTTCTTGTATTTTATGGGGACAAGAATGTGGGGAATGTGGAGCTTGCAAAATGTACGATGGTCCATCGATGTCAAAATATTTAACTATAATGGCCACGACTGCAAAA GGTGTAAGTTTGATATGTCTCCTCATCGTATGGAAAGTATATAAACCGCCTGTCGAAAAAGAAAATGGCGAAGAAGTAGTTGCTTCTGATGACTTCAACAGACGATCAACTGGTGCTAACGTTGCTAACGGAGAATCTACAAAGAAGGAACCACCAAGTGCTATTGATAATCCAGCGTTTAGTGATAGTTGA
- the LOC120333402 gene encoding solute carrier organic anion transporter family member 4A1-like isoform X2 — translation MGSCILLYGSFHSRFHLRSSETGFIASCYEIGVCISIPIVTYIGGRGHRPIWLGWGIFIIGVGAIVFSLPHFIAPTYTIINVNTFVCDQNSTDCEASSLRVYRGFFIVGQLLLGIGASPVYTLAINYLDENVKEKYSSTYHGIFFAFALLGPGAGFLLGGYFLNIYVNPWETPSVESTSLFWIGNWWIGFLIMGGLAVLVSVPIMMYPRQLPNTDKVRLDREKEMHQQKDAIKIKGDENFGKDIRDAPRCLYIILKNPTLIVISISGAMDSGIVSAFSAFGAKYIETMFNMTSSTAAIYFGIAVIVSAFTGNLLSGILVSKFELKVPQMIRFCLVATSLAFACLFAFLIYCETPDVAGVNMPYNTNSEMTTCQSSCGCSTNFFSPICGADQLTYVSFCDAECSVEDPSYTNCSKVFNSTIITSLKNATATKGKCSTGSCPSVALFLFFGGLATFFGYLKSQSALQISLRSIPLHQRSFALGIQWLIMRTLGQIPLPIILGKILDLSCILWGQECGECGACKMYDGPSMSKYLTIMATTAKGVSLICLLIVWKVYKPPVEKENGEEVVASDDFNRRSTGANVANGESTKKEPPSAIDNPAFSDS, via the exons ATGGGCTCTTGCATTCTTCTGTATGGGAGTTTTCATTCAAG ATTCCATTTGCGAAGTTCAGAAACTGGCTTTATTGCAAGTTGCTACGAAATTGGGGTTTGTATCAGCATTCCTATCGTAACGTACATCGGTGGAAGGGGACACAGACCCATCTGGTTGGGCTGGGGTATATTTATCATTGGGGTTGGAGCAATTGTGTTTTCTTTACCCCACTTTATTGCTCCAACGTATACAATTATTAACGTCAACACATTCGTATGTGATCAGAATTCCACAGATTGCGAAGCATCAAGCTTGCGAGTATACAG AGGATTCTTCATTGTCGGCCAGCTTTTGCTTGGTATAGGAGCATCACCAGTTTATACTCTAGCTATAAACTATCTTGATGAGAatgttaaagaaaaatattcttCAACGTACCATG GAATATTCTTCGCCTTTGCTTTGCTTGGTCCTGGTGCCGGATTTCTACTGGGAGgatattttctcaatatttatGTTAACCCTTGGGAAAC tcCTTCAGTTGAATCTACTAGTCTGTTTTGGATCGGAAATTGGTGGATCGGTTTTCTTATCATGGGAGGTTTAGCAGTACTGGTTTCTGTTCCTATTATGATGTATCCGAGACAATTGCCAAATACAGATAAAGTCAGACTGGATCGAGAGAAGGAAATGCATCAACAGAAAGACGCAATTAAAATCAAGGGCGATGAAAATTTCGGGAAAGA CATTCGTGACGCACCTAGATGTCTTTATATTATTCTGAAAAATCCAACGTTGATTGTCATATCCATCAGTGGTGCAATGGACTCCGGGATCGTGTCGGCTTTTTCAGCATTTGGAGCgaaatatattgaaacaatGTTTAATATGACATCTTCAACAGCGGCTATATATTTTG GAATTGCCGTGATTGTATCAGCCTTTACTGGCAACTTATTAAGTGGAATATTGGtgtcaaaatttgaattgaaagtaCCTCAGATGATAAGGTTTTGCCTTGTAGCAACATCGTTGGCGTTTGCGTGTTTGTTTGCGTTTTTGATATACTGCGAGACTCCAG ATGTTGCGGGAGTAAACATGCCATATAATACAAACTCTGAAATGACTACGTGTCAATCTTCTTGTGGTTGCAGCACTAACTTCTTCAGTCCTATATGTGGTGCAGATCAGCTGACGTATGTGTCATTTTGTGACGCGGAATGCAGCGTAGAGGATCCG agCTATACAAACTGCAGCAAGGTGTTCAATTCCACTATCATTACCTCACTTAAAAACGCAACAGCTACTAAAGGGAAATGTAGCACTGGATCATGTCCCAGTGTTgcactatttttattttttggtggaTTAGCAACATTCTTCGGCTACCTCAAATCGCAATCAGCTCTACAG atatCTTTACGTAGCATTCCGTTACATCAACGTTCTTTTGCGTTAGGAATACAG TGGTTGATTATGAGAACATTGGGTCAGATTCCTCTACCAATCATTCTTGGAAAAATACTGGACCTTTCTTGTATTTTATGGGGACAAGAATGTGGGGAATGTGGAGCTTGCAAAATGTACGATGGTCCATCGATGTCAAAATATTTAACTATAATGGCCACGACTGCAAAA GGTGTAAGTTTGATATGTCTCCTCATCGTATGGAAAGTATATAAACCGCCTGTCGAAAAAGAAAATGGCGAAGAAGTAGTTGCTTCTGATGACTTCAACAGACGATCAACTGGTGCTAACGTTGCTAACGGAGAATCTACAAAGAAGGAACCACCAAGTGCTATTGATAATCCAGCGTTTAGTGATAGTTGA
- the LOC120333410 gene encoding solute carrier organic anion transporter family member 4A1-like, with protein sequence MEKIDYESDVDETCGCQINCGCIKFRRRPLNQFERFNNSKGALLVFCLAFLIHTAVSNGLLIAVLTTLEKRFHLTSNETGFIFVCYDIGVISSILVVTYIGGKGHKPLWLGWGCFIVGLSFLLFALPHFIAPNHVVSDSTSSVCDINNTAHCEESSLRSYRSFFIAASFFNGVGSSPFYTLGITYLDANVKQSMSSTYNGIIYGATSVGPALGFVLGGFLLTFYTNITENVLVNDGDAEWIGNWWLGFVMAGMLILLLSVPIMMFPKQLPNSEKFRFNREDEIHQIALTTDKNRHNVDRFRDVLRSLITALSNPVLLFLSIAAAFDCGVMTSVVLFGPKYIESMFGMSSSTSGIYCGIIAIICATTSYVGGGVLISKFKMKLRQMLKLCIVCSVLSVGIYMIYLLRCEKPPIAGYGVSTGNNILRCKSVCGCTVDTYSPICTNEGMTYLSHCDMNCIYTNTGAEGYYNCTVLQRNITVKSGRCINESCNSRGYIFLIVAGLGLFTTFLKAMPGLQTSLRSVPFNQRSFSIGVQWTIIRLLGQIPMPIITGKVLDLTCLVWDKECGECGACKDYDNQSMSIYLTLFHTIPLALGGFCYMGALKVYKPPKMEKEESDSSNDKFDTSSN encoded by the exons atggaAAAGATAGATTACGAATCGGATGTCGATGAAACGTGCGGATGTCAAATAAACTGCGGCTGTATAAAATTTAGAAG GAGACCATTAAATCAATTTGAACGATTTAACAATTCGAAAGGTGCTTTGCTGGTTTTCTGTCTTGCTTTTCTAATACACACTGCTGTTTCCAATGGACTACTAATCGCCGTTTTAACAACATTAGAGAAACG atttcaTTTAACGAGCAATGAAACCGGATTCATATTCGTATGCTACGATATCGGCGTTATATCCAGCATTCTGGTTGTTACATACATCGGGGGAAAGGGTCATAAACCACTTTGGCTTGGATGGGGATGCTTCATTGTTGGACTGAGTTTCCTTTTATTTGCTCTACCTCATTTTATTGCACCCAATCACGTAGTTTCAGATTCAACTTCATCTGTTTGTGATATAAATAACACGGCACACTGTGAAGAATCAAGCTTACGATCGTATAG GTCATTTTTTATTGCTGCAAGTTTTTTCAACGGCGTTGGATCGTCGCCATTTTATACTCTTGGAATTACATATCTTGATGcaaatgtaaaacaatcaaTGTCTTCAACATATAATG gaATTATTTATGGCGCTACAAGCGTCGGTCCTGCTCTCGGATTTGTGTTGGGTGGTTTTTTACTTACCTTTTATACAAATATCACTGAAAA TGTATTAGTCAATGACGGTGATGCGGAATGGATTGGGAATTGGTGGTTAGGATTTGTAATGGCTGGAATGCTAATTCTCCTCTTATCTGTGCCAATAATGATGTTTCCAAAACAGTTGCCAAATTCGGAAAAGTTTCGTTTCAATCGTGAAGACGAAATTCATCAGATTGCCCTAACTACTGACAAAAATAGACATAATGTTGACAG ATTTCGAGACGTTCTTCGTAGTTTAATCACAGCTCTGTCCAATCCCGTTTTACTGTTTCTCTCGATCGCTGCTGCATTTGATTGTGGAGTCATGACGTCAGTTGTTTTATTTGGGCCAAAATACATTGAATCAATGTTTGGAATGTCATCTTCAACTTCTGGGATTTACTgtg GGATTATCGCGATCATATGTGCAACAACGTCATATGTTGGTGGTGGAGTCTTaatatcaaaattcaaaatgaaactCAGACAAATGTTAAAGTTGTGCATTGTCTGCTCTGTACTTTCTGTCGGAATTTACATGATTTATCTCTTGAGATGTGAAAAACCTC CAATTGCGGGATATGGTGTCAGtactggtaataatattttgaGATGCAAGTCAGTATGCGGATGTACTGTTGACACATATAGTCCTATATGCACAAATGAAGGTATGACGTATTTGTCGCATTGTGATATGAACTGCATTTACACTAACACTGGAGCAGAG GGTTATTATAACTGTACTGTACTGCAGCGGAATATAACAGTAAAAAGCGGAAGATGTATAAATGAATCATGTAATAGTCGAGGTTACATTTTCCTGATTGTCGCAGGGCTCGGCTTATTTACAACATTCTTGAAAGCCATGCCAGGTTTGCAG ACCTCTCTGAGAAGTGTTCCATTTAATCAGAGGTCATTTTCAATTGGCGTGCAA TGGACGATTATTCGACTACTTGGACAAATACCAATGCCGATTATCACTGGAAAAGTTCTCGATCTCACTTGTTTAGTCTGGGATAAAGAATGTGGGGAATGTGGTGCATGCAAAGATTATGACAACCAGAGCATGTCGATTTACCTTACATTGTTTCACACAATACCACTG gCATTGGGAGGATTTTGTTACATGGGTGCGTTAAAAGTTTACAAACCACCAAAGATGGAAAAAGAAGAATCTGATTCTTCGAACGACAAATTTGACACGAGTTCCAATTAA
- the LOC120333439 gene encoding uncharacterized protein LOC120333439 has translation MGVSTRSLPFGLIFLLKNLDIVTAYCYSHSSCNTYPNNWCCTSQSECCTFEDYTGNTFDDDDVREIAETSGKIAVGIVVAIVIAIIIAIVACIVGCVICCRRNSNRQGQVVGGHRVVTTTTTVHAGQPGQVQQGGYQLGQQQPKVHYPPSGPAPPYVPPGQPMQPPPYQPGYPPPMQGAPPQGPPYAAGPGYPPMPTPHGQPGAAPYPAAPGPQPGAAPYPVGPGPQAQPAYAPQQHLEMQPQHQYPTKDSVQASAPPMS, from the exons ATGGGTGTCTCAACGAGATCGCTACCTTTTGGTCTTATTTTTTTACTGAAGAACTTGGACATAGTAACAG CATATTGCTACTCTCATTCAAGCTGTAACACTTATCCAAATAATTGGTGTTGTACAAGCCAGAGCGAATGCTGTACATTTGAGGACTACACTGGAAATACatttgatgatgatgatgtTCGAGAAATTGCTGAAACAAGTGGAAAAATTGC AGTTGGAATTGTTGTAGCAATTGTTATTGCCATTATTATTGCAATTGTTGCCTGCATTGTTGGATGTGTAATATGCTGTCGTAGGAATTCAAACAGACAGGGACAAGTTGTGGGAGGACACAGGGTTGTGACAACGACCACAACAGTCCATGCTGGACAGCCAG GCCAAGTGCAGCAGGGTGGTTATCAGCTTGGCCAACAACAGCCCAAAGTACACTACCCGCCGAGTGGACCAGCCCCACCATATGTACCTCCAGGACAGCCAATGCAACCACCACCTTATCAACCTGGTTACCCTCCACCAATGCAAGGAGCACCACCTCAAGGTCCCCCGTACGCAGCGGGTCCTGGGTATCCACCAATGCCTACTCCTCATGGGCAACCTGGAGCAGCACCTTACCCTGCTGCTCCTGGACCACAGCCTGGAGCCGCACCTTATCCTGTTGGTCCTGGACCACAGGCTCAACCAGCTTATGCTCCCCAACAACACCTAGAGATGCAGCCACAGCATCAATATCCCACCAAAGATTCAGTGCAAGCATCTGCACCACCCATGTCTTAG